A window of the Gossypium hirsutum isolate 1008001.06 chromosome A05, Gossypium_hirsutum_v2.1, whole genome shotgun sequence genome harbors these coding sequences:
- the LOC107959878 gene encoding 2-oxoglutarate dehydrogenase, mitochondrial, whose translation MGWLRAGSSVAKLAIRRTLSQGGSYAARSRIVPSQSRFFHTTVFKSKAQTAPVPRPVPLSKLTDSFLDGTSSVYLEELQRAWEADPDSVDESWDNFFRNFVGQAATSPGISGQTIQESMRLLLLVRAYQVNGHMKAKLDPLGLEEREIPDDLDPALYGFTEADLDREFFLGVWRMAGFLSENRPVQTLRSILTRLEQAYCGSIGFEYMHIADRDKCNWLRDKIETPTPMQYNRQRREVILDRLIWSTQFENFLATKWTTAKRFGLEGGETLIPGMKEMFDRAADLGVESIVIGMPHRGRLNVLGNVVRKPLRQIFSEFSGGTKPVDEVGLYTGTGDVKYHLGTSYDRPTRGGKRIHLSLVANPSHLEAVDPVVVGKTRAKQYYSNDEDRTKNMAVLIHGDGSFAGQGVVYETLHLSALPNYTTGGTIHVVVNNQVAFTTDPRAGRSSQYCTDVAKALDAPIFHVNGDDVEAVVHACELAAEWRQTFHSDVVVDLVCYRRFGHNEIDEPSFTQPKMYKIIRNHPSALQIYRNKLLESGQVTDDDIGNISQKVSTILNEEFLASKDYVPKRRDWLSAYWTGFKSPEQISRVRNTGVKPEILKNVGKAITTLPDNFKPHRAVKKVYEQRAQMIETGEGLDWAMGEALAFATLLVEGNHVRLSGQDVERGTFSHRHSVIHDQETGEQYCPLDHVIINQNEEMFTVSNSSLSEFGVLGFELGYSMENPNSLVMWEAQFGDFANGAQVIFDQFISSGEAKWLRQTGLVVLLPHGYDGQGPEHSSARLERYLQMSDDNPFVIPEMDTTLRKQIQECNWQVVNVTTPANYFHVLRRQIHREFRKPLIMMSPKNLLRHKDCKSNLSEFDDVQGHPGFDKQGTRFKRLIKDQNIHSDLEEGIRRLVLCSGKVYYELDEERKKNNATDVAICRVEQLCPFPYDLIQRELKRYPNAEIVWCQEEPMNMGAYNYIAPRLARAMTALGRGTFDDVRYVGRAPSASTATGFYSMHVKEQAELVQKAIQPEPIKTNTTI comes from the exons ATGGGGTGGCTTAGAGCTGGGTCAAGTGTGGCAAAGCTTGCTATTAGGAGGACTTTGTCTCAGGGTGGATCATATGCTGCACGATCACGCATTGTTCCTTCACAGAGTCGATTTTTTCACACCACCGTCTTTAAATCAAAGGCACAGACTGCTCCCGTTCCTCGCCCTGTTCCACTTTCTAAGCTAACTGATAGTTTCTTAGATGGAACCAGTAGTGTATACTTAGAGGAGCTTCAAAGGGCCTGGGAAGCTGACCCAGATAGTGTTGATGAGTCATGGGACAATTTCTTCAGGAATTTTGTTGGTCAGGCTGCCACATCTCCAGGAATTTCAGGCCAGACCATTCAGGAGAGTATGCGATTGTTATTGCTTGTGCGGGCTTACCAGGTTAATGGTCACATGAAAGCGAAGTTGGATCCGCTGGGTTTAGAGGAAAGGGAAATTCCTGATGATTTGGATCCAGCTCTTTATGGTTTTACTGAAGCTGATCTTGATAGAGAATTCTTTTTAGGTGTGTGGAGGATGGCTGGATTTTTATCAGAAAACCGACCAGTGCAGACACTTAGGTCGATTTTGACTCGGCTTGAACAGGCTTACTGTGGAAGCATTGGGTTCGAGTACATGCACATTGCTGACCGCGACAAGTGCAACTGGTTGAGAGACAAGATTGAAACTCCAACGCCAATGCAGTACAATCGCCAGCGGCGTGAAGTCATTCTTGATAGGCTTATATGGAGTACACAGTTTGAAAATTTCTTGGCTACCAAGTGGACAACAGCCAAGAGGTTTGGGCTAGAAGGGGGTGAAACTTTAATTCCTGGAATGAAAGAGATGTTTGATAGGGCTGCTGATCTAGGGGTCGAAAGCATAGTTATTGGAATGCCTCATAGAGGAAGATTGAATGTGCTAGGTAATGTTGTTCGAAAGCCACTTCGTCAAATATTTAGTGAGTTCAGTGGTGGTACAAAGCCTGTGGATGAAGTTGGGCTTTACACAGGAACTGGTGATGTCAAATATCACTTGGGAACTTCCTATGATCGACCAACAAGAGGTGGAAAGAGAATTCATTTGTCTTTAGTTGCCAACCCCAGTCACTTGGAGGCTGTGGACCCAGTTGTTGTCGGAAAAACTAGAGCAAAGCAGTATTACTCCAATGATGAGGATAGGACCAAGAACATGGCTGTTTTGATTCATGGAGATGGAAGCTTTGCTGGACAGGGTGTAGTCTATGAAACTCTTCATCTTAGTGCACTTCCAAACTACACTACTGGTGGAACCATACATGTTGTAGTCAACAACCAAGTGGCATTTACAACTGATCCAAGGGCAGGCAGATCTTCACAGTATTGTACTGATGTTGCCAAAGCTTTGGATGCTCCCATTTTCCACGTAAATGGAGATGATGTTGAGGCAGTTGTCCATGCATGTGAACTTGCAGCTGAGTGGCGCCAAACCTTCCATTCAGATGTGGTGGTTGATTTGGTCTGCTACCGTAGATTTGGGCATAATGAGATTGACGAACCATCTTTTACACAGCCAAAGATGTATAAG ATCATTCGGAATCACCCCTCAGCACTTCAGATATACCGAAACAAGTTGTTGGAGTCTGGGCAGGTGACAGATGACGACATTGGTAATATAAGTCAGAAGGTCAGTACAATTCTTAATGAAGAATTCTTGGCCAGCAAAGATTATGTTCCCAAAAGACGTGACTGGCTTTCTGCTTACTGGACGGGATTCAAGTCACCTGAACAAATTTCACGTGTTCGGAACACTGG GGTTAAACCCGAGATATTGAAGAATGTTGGCAAAGCAATCACAACCCTCCCAGATAATTTTAAGCCTCATAGAGCAGTGAAGAAGGTTTATGAACAACGTGCGCAGATGATTGAGACAGGGGAGGGCCTTGACTGGGCTATGGGTGAAGCACTTGCATTTGCTACCTTGCTGGTGGAAGGTAACCATGTTAGGTTGAGTGGTCAGGATGTTGAAAGGGGTACATTCAGTCATCGGCATTCTGTGATTCACGATCAGGAAACAGGGGAACAGTATTGCCCTCTGGACCATGTTATCATCAACCAAAATGAGGAGATGTTTACTGTCAGCAATAG TTCTCTTTCTGAGTTTGGTGTGCTTGGATTCGAATTGGGTTACTCGATGGAGAATCCAAATTCATTGGTTATGTGGGAAGCTCAGTTTGGTGACTTTGCTAATGGTGCTCAAGTGATATTTGATCAGTTTATAAGTAGCGGGGAGGCAAAGTGGCTGCGTCAAACTGGTCTCGTTGTGCTGCTTCCCCATGGTTATGATGGACAAGGCCCAGAACATTCAAGTGCACGACTAGAGCGTTATCTTCAG ATGAGTGATGACAATCCTTTTGTGATACCTGAGATGGATACAACTCTTCGTAAACAAATTCAGGAGTGCAACTGGCAGGTGGTTAATGTTACAACACCTGCTAATTACTTCCATGTTTTGCGGCGTCAG ATACACAGGGAATTCCGTAAGCCTCTTATCATGATGTCCCCCAAAAACTTACTTCGTCACAAGGACTGCAAATCAAATCTCTCTGAATTTGATGATGTCCAAGGCCACCCTGGTTTTGATAAACAAGGAACCAGATTTAAGCGCCTTATAAAAGATCAGAATATACACTCCGACCTTGAGGAGGGTATAAGACGCTTGGTACTTTGTTCCGGAAAG GTCTACTATGAGCTTgatgaagagagaaagaaaaacaaTGCTACCGACGTTGCTATCTGTCGTGTGGAACAGCTTTGCCCATTCCCTTATGACCTAATCCAACGAGAGCTTAAGCGATATCCAA ACGCAGAGATTGTTTGGTGCCAGGAAGAACCGATGAACATGGGTGCATACAACTACATCGCCCCTCGTCTTGCCAGGGCAATGACTGCTTTGGGTAGAGGAACCTTTGATGATGTCAGATATGTTGGCCGTGCTCCATCTGCTTCCACTGCTACCGGCTTCTATTCCATGCATGTGAAGGAACAAGCGGAGCTCGTGCAAAAGGCCATTCAACCCGAACCGATCAAGACCAATACCACTATCTGA